One Mycobacterium kubicae genomic window carries:
- the rsmH gene encoding 16S rRNA (cytosine(1402)-N(4))-methyltransferase RsmH produces MHACASWSLPEPTLAYFPNARFAPSGRDQGARTPQLTATWEACGQSRGGVALVDEPDSGATDFGHVPVLAQRCVELLTPALTRHESDGTGAVLVDATLGAGGHAERFLTELPGLRLIGLDRDPTALDIAGSRLARFGDRVTLVHNRFDGLPDALAESGHGAVQSVDGVLFDLGVSSMQLDRAERGFAYAKDAPLDMRMDPSEPLTAADIVNTYDEAALTDILRRYGEERFARRIAQHIVRRRARTPLHTTAELVALLYEAIPAPARRTGGHPAKRTFQALRVAVNGELDALGSAIPAALKAVALHGRIVVMAYQSLEDRMVKRFFAEAVASRTPADLPVELPGHGPRFRSLTHGAERADAAEIERNPRSAPVRLRALERIEQDGQDTRSRKGDA; encoded by the coding sequence GTGCATGCCTGTGCATCGTGGTCTCTGCCCGAACCGACCCTGGCGTACTTCCCCAACGCCAGGTTCGCGCCTTCGGGCAGAGACCAGGGTGCACGGACACCTCAGCTGACGGCGACCTGGGAAGCTTGCGGCCAGAGCCGGGGAGGTGTCGCGTTGGTGGACGAACCTGATTCCGGCGCAACCGATTTCGGGCATGTGCCGGTCCTGGCCCAGCGGTGCGTGGAGCTGCTGACTCCGGCGCTGACCCGGCACGAATCCGACGGCACCGGTGCGGTCCTGGTCGACGCCACACTCGGGGCCGGGGGACACGCGGAGCGGTTCTTGACCGAGTTGCCCGGTCTGCGGCTGATCGGGCTGGATCGCGACCCCACTGCCCTGGACATCGCCGGCTCACGGCTGGCCCGCTTCGGTGATCGAGTCACGTTGGTGCACAACCGGTTTGACGGCCTGCCCGACGCGCTGGCCGAGTCCGGCCACGGCGCAGTGCAATCGGTGGACGGGGTGCTGTTCGATCTCGGGGTTTCCTCGATGCAGCTCGACCGTGCCGAACGCGGCTTTGCCTACGCCAAGGACGCGCCGCTGGACATGCGGATGGATCCGTCGGAACCGCTGACCGCCGCCGACATCGTCAACACCTATGACGAAGCCGCGCTGACCGACATCCTGCGCCGCTACGGCGAGGAGCGGTTCGCCCGCCGCATCGCCCAGCACATCGTGCGGCGCCGCGCCCGCACCCCGCTGCACACCACGGCCGAGTTGGTCGCGCTGCTCTACGAAGCGATTCCGGCCCCGGCCCGGCGGACCGGCGGTCACCCGGCGAAACGGACTTTTCAGGCGTTGCGCGTCGCGGTCAACGGCGAGCTGGACGCGTTGGGCAGCGCCATCCCCGCCGCCCTGAAAGCCGTTGCCCTGCATGGGCGCATCGTCGTCATGGCCTATCAGTCGCTGGAGGACCGGATGGTCAAGCGATTCTTCGCCGAGGCGGTCGCGTCCCGGACACCGGCCGATTTGCCGGTCGAACTGCCTGGCCACGGGCCGCGATTCCGGTCGCTGACCCATGGTGCGGAGCGAGCCGATGCGGCCGAAATCGAACGCAACCCACGCAGCGCCCCGGTCCGGTTACGGGCCTTGGAACGTATCGAGCAGGACGGTCAGGACACCCGATCCCGGAAGGGCGACGCATGA
- the mraZ gene encoding division/cell wall cluster transcriptional repressor MraZ, protein MFLGTYTPKLDDKGRLTLPAKFRDALAGGLMVTKSQDHSLAVYPRAEFEQLARRASKAPRSNPEARAFLRNLAAGTDEQHPDSQGRITLSADHRRYAGLSKDCVVIGAVDYLEIWDAQAWQNYQQIHEENFSAASDEALGDIF, encoded by the coding sequence ATGTTTTTGGGCACCTACACGCCCAAGCTCGACGACAAGGGGCGGCTGACGCTGCCGGCCAAGTTTCGCGACGCACTGGCGGGAGGGTTGATGGTCACCAAGAGCCAAGATCACAGCCTCGCCGTCTACCCGCGCGCGGAGTTCGAGCAACTGGCGCGCCGGGCGAGCAAAGCGCCGCGCAGCAATCCCGAAGCCCGGGCCTTCCTGCGCAATCTCGCTGCCGGCACCGACGAGCAGCACCCCGACAGCCAGGGCCGAATCACTCTTTCGGCTGACCATCGGCGTTACGCGGGCTTGTCCAAGGACTGTGTGGTGATCGGTGCCGTCGACTACCTCGAGATCTGGGACGCCCAAGCCTGGCAGAACTACCAGCAAATCCATGAAGAGAACTTCTCCGCGGCCAGCGATGAAGCACTCGGCGACATTTTCTGA
- a CDS encoding DUF3040 domain-containing protein — protein MPLSDHEQRMLDQIESALYAEDPKFASSVRGGGFRAPTARRRVQGAALFVVGLAMLVSGVAFKATMIGSFPILSVIGFVVMFGGVVYAVTGQRVPGRVDHGRPASGPVRPRRNKAGGSFTSRMEDRFRRRFED, from the coding sequence ATGCCACTCTCCGATCATGAGCAGAGAATGCTCGATCAGATCGAGAGCGCTCTCTATGCCGAGGACCCGAAGTTCGCGTCGAGCGTTCGTGGCGGCGGCTTCCGGGCGCCCACCGCACGGCGACGCGTGCAGGGCGCGGCGTTGTTCGTCGTCGGTCTGGCCATGCTGGTTTCCGGCGTGGCCTTCAAGGCCACGATGATCGGCAGCTTCCCGATCCTCAGCGTCATCGGATTCGTCGTGATGTTTGGCGGCGTGGTGTACGCGGTCACCGGTCAGCGGGTTCCCGGCCGGGTTGATCACGGCCGGCCCGCCTCGGGTCCGGTGCGCCCCCGTCGCAACAAGGCGGGCGGCTCGTTCACCAGCCGCATGGAGGATCGGTTCCGGCGGCGCTTCGAAGACTGA
- a CDS encoding GNAT family N-acetyltransferase: protein MATFLIDLPPTDMERRLGDALKVYVDAMRYPRGTENQRAAMWLEHTRRPGWRAVGAVEVEASAGAADPGGGAAVPSAAEMSSAPLVGVAYGYPGAPGQWWQQQVILGLQRSGFPPPAIDRLMSSYFELTELHIHPRAQGRGLGEALARRLLAGRDEAHVLLSTPETNGEANRAWRLYRRLGFTDVIRGYHFAGDPRAFAILGRKLPLSNSG, encoded by the coding sequence TTGGCGACTTTCCTCATCGATCTGCCGCCGACCGATATGGAGCGCCGCCTCGGTGACGCCCTCAAGGTCTATGTCGATGCAATGCGCTATCCCAGGGGCACCGAGAATCAGCGCGCCGCGATGTGGCTGGAACACACCCGCAGGCCCGGCTGGCGCGCCGTGGGGGCCGTCGAAGTCGAGGCAAGCGCCGGGGCTGCCGATCCTGGCGGCGGCGCGGCGGTGCCGTCGGCCGCCGAGATGAGCAGTGCGCCGTTGGTCGGGGTGGCGTACGGCTACCCGGGAGCACCGGGCCAGTGGTGGCAGCAGCAGGTGATTCTGGGCTTGCAGCGCAGCGGGTTTCCGCCGCCCGCCATCGACCGGCTGATGAGCAGCTACTTCGAACTGACCGAACTGCACATCCACCCGCGCGCCCAGGGCCGCGGCCTGGGCGAGGCATTGGCGCGGCGACTGCTGGCCGGGCGCGACGAGGCCCACGTCTTGCTCTCCACGCCCGAGACCAACGGCGAGGCCAACCGGGCGTGGCGGTTGTACCGGCGGCTGGGCTTCACCGACGTCATCCGCGGCTACCACTTCGCCGGCGACCCGCGCGCGTTCGCGATTCTGGGCCGCAAGCTGCCGCTGTCGAACTCGGGATGA
- a CDS encoding LppM family (lipo)protein produces the protein MLLMLVPLATGCLRVRASLTISPDDLVSGEIIAAAKPKTNKDTGPQLDSNNLAFNQKVAVSNYDSDGYVGSQAVFSDLTFAELPQLANMNSDATGVNLSLRRNGNLVILEGRADLTSVTDTDADVELTVAFPGTVTSTNGDRIEPEVVQWKLKPGVVSTMTAQARYTDPNTRSFTGAGIWLGIASFAAAGVVAAAAWLSRDRSPRFTTPGEPPPS, from the coding sequence ATGCTGCTGATGCTGGTACCGCTGGCCACCGGATGCCTGCGGGTGCGAGCCTCGCTCACCATCTCACCCGACGACCTGGTGTCCGGGGAGATCATCGCCGCGGCCAAACCCAAGACCAACAAAGACACCGGCCCGCAGCTGGACAGCAACAATCTGGCGTTCAACCAGAAAGTGGCGGTGTCCAACTACGACAGCGACGGCTACGTGGGGTCGCAGGCGGTGTTCTCCGATCTCACCTTCGCCGAGCTGCCGCAGCTGGCCAACATGAACTCCGATGCCACCGGCGTCAACCTGTCGCTGCGACGCAACGGCAACCTGGTCATCCTCGAGGGCCGGGCGGATCTGACCTCGGTGACCGACACCGACGCCGACGTGGAATTGACCGTCGCGTTCCCCGGCACGGTCACCTCCACCAACGGCGACCGCATCGAGCCCGAGGTGGTGCAGTGGAAGCTCAAGCCGGGCGTGGTGAGCACCATGACCGCGCAGGCGCGCTACACCGATCCCAATACGCGTTCGTTCACCGGCGCCGGGATCTGGCTGGGCATCGCCTCATTCGCCGCCGCCGGTGTGGTGGCGGCGGCGGCCTGGCTCAGCCGGGACCGCTCGCCACGGTTCACCACCCCAGGCGAGCCGCCGCCGAGCTAG
- a CDS encoding mycobacterial-type methylenetetrahydrofolate reductase, with protein sequence MTLNTIALELVPPNVDGGVERATEDAQKVLRYSAESGLDGRIRHIMIPGMIAEDDDRPVPMQQKLDVLDYWSIIKPQLPGVNGLCTQVTAFMDEASLGRRLSTLVDAGMEGIVFVGVPRTMNDGEGSGVAPTDALSIYRELVANRGVIVIPTRDGEQGRLNFKCNQGATYGMTQLLYSEAIVEFLTEFAKTTDHRPEILLSFGFVPKMESRVGLINWLIQDPGNAAVAEEQEFVKKLAGSEPAVKRQLLVDLYKRVIDGLVGGPADLGFPLSIHFEATYGVSAPAFDTFAEMLDYWAPDRQAAS encoded by the coding sequence GTGGACGGGGGCGTGGAACGGGCAACCGAGGACGCGCAGAAAGTGCTGCGCTACTCGGCGGAGTCTGGGCTCGACGGGCGGATCCGGCACATCATGATCCCCGGGATGATCGCCGAGGACGACGACCGGCCCGTGCCCATGCAGCAGAAGCTCGACGTCCTGGACTACTGGTCGATCATCAAACCGCAACTGCCCGGGGTCAATGGGTTGTGCACTCAGGTCACCGCGTTCATGGACGAGGCATCGCTGGGCCGGCGGCTGTCCACTCTCGTCGACGCCGGCATGGAGGGCATTGTCTTCGTCGGGGTTCCGCGCACCATGAACGACGGCGAGGGCTCCGGCGTCGCGCCCACCGACGCCTTGTCGATCTATCGCGAACTGGTGGCCAACCGCGGCGTCATCGTGATCCCCACTCGCGACGGCGAGCAGGGCCGGCTCAACTTCAAGTGCAACCAGGGCGCCACCTACGGCATGACCCAGCTGTTGTATTCCGAGGCCATCGTGGAGTTCCTGACCGAGTTCGCCAAGACGACCGATCACCGGCCCGAGATCCTGCTGTCCTTCGGCTTCGTCCCGAAGATGGAGTCGCGCGTGGGCCTGATCAACTGGCTGATCCAGGATCCCGGCAATGCCGCGGTGGCCGAGGAGCAGGAGTTCGTCAAGAAACTGGCCGGCAGTGAACCCGCCGTCAAGCGTCAGCTGTTGGTCGACCTGTACAAGCGCGTCATCGATGGGCTTGTGGGCGGACCTGCCGACCTCGGCTTCCCGCTGAGCATCCACTTCGAGGCGACCTATGGGGTGTCGGCGCCGGCGTTCGACACCTTTGCCGAGATGCTGGATTACTGGGCGCCCGACCGGCAGGCGGCCAGCTAG